A region of Actinomycetota bacterium DNA encodes the following proteins:
- a CDS encoding rhomboid family intramembrane serine protease, translating into MLPLRDRNPTTRTPWVTIALIAANVAIFTLWQPTFGPSGEQTTFYYCEGLVPWEITNRTNLASGGTPAREAIDDDLGIGSGAPVQTTLRRACPAKSWWLPVGASMFLHAGWLHLLGNMLFLWVFGLGVEDRLGPSRFLLLYVFGGLVAAALQIAVDPGATVPMVGASGAIGAVLGAYLALFPRNRILTLVFVFAIVELPAVIVLVSWFVLQLFGGVGGIANDLSGNVAYWAHVGGFLAGLAVAWLLFARRSDPMIGAPPRPD; encoded by the coding sequence GTGCTCCCCCTCCGGGACCGGAACCCCACGACCCGCACACCCTGGGTCACGATCGCCCTGATCGCGGCGAACGTAGCGATCTTCACCCTGTGGCAGCCCACCTTCGGACCCTCCGGAGAACAGACGACCTTCTACTACTGCGAGGGGCTCGTGCCGTGGGAGATCACGAACCGGACGAACCTCGCGAGCGGCGGCACACCGGCGCGCGAGGCGATCGACGACGACCTCGGGATCGGCAGTGGTGCCCCGGTCCAGACGACCTTGCGACGCGCATGTCCTGCCAAGTCGTGGTGGCTTCCCGTGGGCGCGTCGATGTTCCTCCATGCCGGATGGCTGCACCTGCTGGGGAACATGCTGTTCCTCTGGGTCTTCGGCCTCGGGGTGGAGGACCGGCTCGGTCCGTCACGGTTCCTGCTCCTGTACGTCTTCGGCGGGCTCGTCGCGGCCGCGCTCCAGATCGCGGTCGATCCCGGGGCGACCGTTCCCATGGTGGGAGCGTCGGGCGCGATCGGCGCGGTGCTCGGCGCGTACCTGGCGCTGTTCCCCCGCAACCGGATCCTCACCCTCGTGTTCGTGTTCGCGATCGTCGAGCTTCCGGCCGTGATCGTCCTCGTCTCGTGGTTCGTCCTCCAGCTGTTCGGTGGCGTCGGCGGCATCGCGAACGACCTCAGTGGGAACGTCGCGTACTGGGCCCACGTCGGCGGGTTCCTCGCCGGACTCGCGGTCGCATGGTTGCTGTTCGCCCGCCGCTCGGATCCGATGATCGGAGCTCCTCCGCGTCCGGACTAG
- a CDS encoding copper transporter, which yields MISFRYHLVTIVAVFLALGLGVLAGTTVLDEGLVNRLERQTQVLADGNATLRERIDAQADELAATESFAEQAFVALAPAKLADHDAVVLTHDLVDATAVDRASEALEVGGASVEAVFTLQSRMSLRDDDARAEMATLLGEPANTDAAALRAKALERLAERLAFGPGRPQANRVQEDILTRLLSAGFVTVDGPGAGETLAQVGGPETIATVVGGGPEEAAAASEVLVPLVGDLRLERMQTAAGQPAGSEVPFVAEVREPGTVASTELVTVDGIDRPIGQLALVLGMQRLGSVVAEGGSYGPGPDASEVIPPLRPGG from the coding sequence GTGATCTCGTTCCGCTACCACCTGGTCACGATCGTGGCCGTCTTCCTCGCGCTGGGGCTGGGCGTGCTCGCGGGCACGACGGTGCTCGACGAGGGACTGGTCAACCGATTGGAGCGCCAGACCCAGGTCTTGGCCGACGGCAACGCGACGCTCCGCGAGCGCATCGACGCGCAGGCGGACGAGCTCGCCGCGACCGAGTCATTCGCGGAGCAGGCTTTCGTCGCGCTCGCACCGGCGAAGCTGGCCGACCACGATGCCGTCGTCCTGACCCACGACCTCGTGGACGCCACCGCGGTCGACCGGGCCTCGGAGGCGCTCGAGGTGGGGGGGGCTTCCGTGGAGGCCGTCTTCACGCTGCAGTCACGGATGTCGTTGCGCGACGACGACGCACGAGCGGAGATGGCGACGCTCCTCGGAGAACCGGCGAACACCGACGCGGCGGCGTTGCGAGCCAAGGCGCTCGAGCGGCTGGCCGAACGGCTCGCGTTCGGTCCGGGGCGTCCGCAGGCGAACCGGGTGCAGGAGGACATCCTCACACGCTTGCTCTCGGCGGGATTCGTCACGGTGGACGGACCGGGCGCCGGCGAGACGCTGGCCCAGGTCGGAGGTCCGGAGACGATCGCGACCGTCGTCGGTGGCGGGCCCGAGGAGGCCGCGGCCGCATCCGAGGTGCTCGTCCCACTCGTCGGGGATCTTCGTCTCGAACGGATGCAGACGGCCGCCGGCCAACCGGCAGGCTCCGAGGTTCCGTTCGTCGCCGAGGTGCGGGAGCCGGGCACGGTGGCGTCGACCGAGCTCGTGACGGTCGACGGGATCGACCGTCCGATCGGCCAGCTCGCGCTCGTCCTCGGGATGCAGCGGCTCGGGAGCGTCGTCGCGGAAGGCGGCAGCTACGGCCCCGGTCCGGACGCCTCCGAGGTTATCCCGCCGTTGCGGCCGGGCGGGTGA
- a CDS encoding TlyA family RNA methyltransferase, translating into MRRRLDAELVRRRLVSDPAAAQAAIGEGRVLVDGNPAAGPATMVGTDQAVVISAPRTEAFVSRGGEKLDAAFERFSLDPKGLDALDAGASTGGFTDCLLRRGASRVVAVDVGYGDLAWSLRTDPRVTVFERTNVRTLDRAALPFIPSFVVADLSFVSLGSVVGTLAGLACRDATFVLLVKPQFEASRDQVEAGGVVRDPRVWALALERAVDALSAAGVGPRQVWPSSVLGPAGNVEFLLWGRAGAAEGGSRIAIDEAIAAARSLAGEPAP; encoded by the coding sequence ATGCGCCGAAGACTCGACGCGGAGCTCGTGCGCCGCCGCCTCGTCTCCGATCCGGCAGCCGCGCAGGCTGCGATCGGCGAGGGACGTGTGCTCGTCGACGGGAACCCTGCGGCCGGTCCCGCGACGATGGTGGGAACCGATCAGGCGGTCGTGATCTCGGCGCCGCGGACGGAGGCCTTCGTCTCCCGCGGAGGGGAGAAGCTCGATGCCGCGTTCGAGCGCTTCTCCCTCGACCCGAAGGGGCTGGACGCGCTCGATGCGGGGGCGTCGACCGGCGGCTTCACCGACTGCCTGCTGCGGCGCGGTGCGTCCCGAGTGGTCGCGGTCGACGTGGGCTACGGCGACCTCGCGTGGTCGCTCCGCACCGATCCGCGCGTGACCGTGTTCGAGCGGACGAACGTCCGAACCTTGGATCGGGCTGCGCTGCCGTTCATCCCGTCGTTCGTCGTCGCAGATCTGTCGTTCGTGTCGCTCGGATCGGTCGTGGGCACGCTCGCGGGACTCGCCTGCCGGGACGCAACGTTCGTGCTGCTGGTCAAACCGCAGTTCGAGGCGTCGCGCGACCAGGTCGAGGCCGGCGGTGTCGTTCGCGATCCCCGGGTCTGGGCACTCGCGCTCGAGCGGGCCGTGGATGCGCTGTCCGCGGCCGGCGTCGGGCCGCGCCAGGTGTGGCCTTCATCCGTGCTCGGGCCGGCCGGGAACGTCGAGTTCCTGTTGTGGGGACGCGCGGGCGCCGCGGAGGGTGGATCGCGGATCGCGATCGACGAGGCGATCGCGGCGGCACGCTCACTCGCTGGGGAGCCTGCTCCGTGA
- a CDS encoding HAD-IIA family hydrolase — MALVDRYPVLLLDLDGTIVRGDEPIPGAAEAIAGVREHGSRIAFVTNNATRAPDDVARHLARAGVQADPAEVVTSAIATAETLAARAVRSAYVIGETALRASLQAAGIEVRDASSDGSAVDVVVVGLDRDTTYADLRVAAEQVQRGATLVATNSDTSYPVPGGVAPGAGALLAVIEATTGSRAEVIGKPHPALLEAAVAATGGGGPVLVVGDRLDTDVAGAVGLGWDSLLVLTGVSTQEEVRASPVIPTYVAQTLGALLSDPEPDRVVRPDRRPA; from the coding sequence ATGGCCCTCGTCGATCGATACCCGGTGCTGCTGCTCGACCTCGACGGGACGATCGTGCGCGGTGACGAGCCGATCCCCGGGGCCGCGGAGGCGATCGCCGGGGTGCGGGAGCATGGGTCACGGATCGCGTTCGTGACGAACAACGCTACGCGTGCACCCGATGATGTCGCACGGCACCTGGCGCGCGCCGGTGTTCAGGCGGATCCCGCGGAGGTCGTCACGTCCGCGATCGCGACCGCCGAGACGCTCGCCGCCCGGGCGGTTCGATCGGCCTACGTGATCGGCGAGACGGCGCTTCGGGCGAGCTTGCAGGCGGCCGGGATCGAGGTGCGGGATGCCTCCTCGGACGGGTCCGCGGTCGACGTCGTCGTCGTCGGGCTCGATCGCGATACGACCTACGCCGATCTGCGGGTGGCCGCCGAGCAGGTGCAGCGCGGCGCCACGCTGGTCGCGACGAACTCCGACACCTCCTACCCGGTGCCCGGTGGGGTCGCCCCGGGAGCGGGAGCGCTCCTGGCGGTGATCGAGGCGACGACGGGCTCGCGCGCCGAGGTCATCGGCAAGCCCCACCCGGCGTTGCTGGAGGCCGCGGTGGCCGCGACCGGGGGCGGAGGTCCGGTGCTGGTGGTGGGCGACCGCCTCGACACGGACGTGGCCGGCGCCGTCGGTCTGGGGTGGGACTCGCTCCTCGTCCTCACCGGTGTGTCCACGCAGGAGGAGGTACGCGCGAGTCCGGTGATACCGACGTATGTGGCGCAGACGCTCGGGGCGCTGTTGTCCGACCCGGAGCCCGACCGCGTGGTGCGTCCTGACCGGAGGCCGGCCTAG
- a CDS encoding NAD(+)/NADH kinase — protein MKRVGFVVHAGRDRALQAARELVASCAAEGEATVEVEGQAAVAAVGAQESAPAASFAEGLDLIVSVGGDGTLLRAAHLAARAGVPVLGVKVGRMGFLTEVEPAEAGPLLRRAVMGRARVEERLAVVAEPAEAGAFESQWALNEIMVEKQARHRLVRLGVEVDGTYVTTFSADGVIVATPTGSTAYSFSVRGPIVSPSVDCLLVTPVAAHMVFDRTLVLDPGEQVILEVLGEVDGLLSADGRETIGLPVGTRVRIRAADTPFRLVRRDDAPSFLGLVREKFDLPGD, from the coding sequence GTGAAGCGGGTGGGCTTCGTCGTGCACGCGGGACGCGACCGCGCGCTGCAGGCGGCGCGGGAGTTGGTGGCCTCGTGCGCGGCCGAGGGCGAGGCCACCGTCGAGGTCGAGGGCCAGGCTGCCGTGGCGGCCGTCGGAGCCCAGGAGAGCGCGCCTGCGGCCTCGTTCGCCGAGGGCTTGGATCTGATCGTGTCGGTCGGTGGTGACGGCACGCTCCTGCGCGCTGCCCATCTGGCGGCTCGGGCGGGGGTTCCGGTACTCGGGGTCAAGGTCGGCCGGATGGGGTTCCTGACCGAAGTGGAGCCGGCCGAGGCAGGGCCGTTGTTGCGCCGGGCCGTGATGGGGCGAGCCCGTGTCGAGGAGCGCCTCGCGGTGGTCGCCGAGCCCGCGGAGGCCGGTGCATTCGAGTCCCAGTGGGCTCTGAACGAGATCATGGTGGAGAAGCAGGCGCGACACCGTCTCGTCCGGCTGGGTGTCGAGGTCGACGGCACCTACGTCACGACGTTCTCCGCGGACGGGGTGATCGTCGCAACGCCGACCGGCTCGACGGCCTACTCGTTCTCGGTTCGCGGGCCGATCGTGTCGCCGAGCGTGGACTGCCTCCTCGTGACCCCGGTGGCCGCGCACATGGTGTTCGACCGAACGCTCGTCCTGGACCCGGGGGAGCAGGTGATCCTCGAGGTCCTCGGCGAGGTCGACGGCCTGCTGTCCGCCGACGGCCGAGAGACGATCGGGCTGCCGGTGGGCACCCGCGTGCGGATCCGGGCGGCCGACACGCCGTTCCGCCTCGTGCGGCGCGACGACGCCCCGAGCTTCCTCGGCCTCGTTCGGGAGAAGTTCGACCTCCCCGGGGACTGA
- a CDS encoding tetratricopeptide repeat protein, translating into MKGVIAGMDPVYSSSDPLWPPSGIRPGAPERSELAAPGSVYDLYARGVALLRDGHPHQAVTVLARAKAREPEKVSIREALGRALFMSGHARRARREFTKAVALQPTDDYAHFALALACERTGQRSRALGHAKLAQAMNPAVPAYGRALRRLTA; encoded by the coding sequence GTGAAGGGCGTGATCGCTGGCATGGACCCCGTGTATAGCAGCAGCGATCCGCTGTGGCCCCCGAGCGGGATCCGACCTGGCGCGCCCGAGCGGTCGGAACTCGCCGCTCCTGGCTCGGTCTACGACCTGTACGCGCGTGGGGTCGCGCTGCTGCGCGACGGGCATCCCCATCAGGCGGTGACCGTGCTCGCGCGCGCGAAGGCCAGGGAACCCGAGAAGGTGTCGATCCGCGAGGCGCTCGGTCGAGCCCTGTTCATGAGCGGTCACGCTCGGCGCGCCCGTCGCGAGTTCACCAAGGCCGTCGCCCTGCAACCGACCGACGACTACGCGCACTTCGCGCTCGCGTTGGCGTGCGAGCGCACGGGCCAGCGATCCCGGGCGTTGGGCCATGCCAAGCTCGCGCAGGCGATGAACCCCGCGGTGCCCGCCTACGGTCGGGCGCTGCGCAGGCTGACGGCCTGA
- the steA gene encoding putative cytokinetic ring protein SteA, whose product MPKALRRPRAEAGRARVDRRTKNLVRRARPGEIAVILHEDLDRVSAEGLAAAGVAAVVNGAPSISGRYPNLGPLILVEAQIPVIDRVGPLVLQKIHEGDPVHVDGDRVFVGDRLVGVGIRQSRASILAEMEAANRGMGERFDDFARNTLEFMRRERDLLFGGTGLPPLHHDLAGRSVLVVVRGYRYREDLAALRSYIRDARPVLVGVDGGADALLDEGYVPDLVVGDMDSVSDEALALATGGRRRHPTELVLHAYEDGRAPGKDRLDALGVPYTVVEAMGTSEDVAFLIAHESGAELIVAVGSHGNLREFLDKGRGGMASTFLVRLRVGEILMDAKGVSRLYGGSRLRARDTLLLVGSALFAMIIVVAVSPPLRLYVTQMFEQLRQWLFDLREFV is encoded by the coding sequence GTGCCCAAGGCGCTGCGTCGGCCTCGGGCCGAGGCGGGTCGTGCGCGCGTCGACCGGCGCACGAAGAACCTCGTCCGTCGCGCCCGGCCGGGTGAGATCGCGGTGATCCTGCACGAAGACCTCGATCGGGTCTCGGCCGAGGGCCTCGCCGCGGCGGGCGTCGCCGCCGTCGTGAACGGCGCGCCGTCGATCAGCGGGCGGTATCCGAACCTGGGCCCGCTGATCCTCGTCGAGGCGCAGATCCCGGTGATCGACCGGGTCGGGCCGCTCGTGCTGCAGAAGATCCACGAGGGGGACCCGGTCCATGTCGATGGCGACCGGGTGTTCGTCGGCGATCGACTGGTCGGCGTCGGGATCCGCCAGAGCCGGGCCTCGATCCTCGCAGAGATGGAGGCGGCGAACCGGGGGATGGGCGAGCGGTTCGACGACTTCGCTCGCAACACGTTGGAGTTCATGCGCCGGGAACGTGACCTGCTGTTCGGGGGCACGGGGCTGCCGCCACTGCACCACGACCTCGCAGGCAGATCCGTGCTCGTCGTCGTACGCGGGTACCGGTACCGCGAGGATCTCGCCGCGCTGCGCTCCTACATCCGCGACGCGAGACCGGTCCTCGTCGGCGTCGACGGGGGAGCGGACGCGCTGCTGGACGAGGGCTATGTCCCCGACCTGGTCGTCGGCGACATGGACAGCGTCTCGGACGAGGCGCTCGCACTCGCCACCGGCGGGCGGCGCCGGCATCCGACCGAGTTGGTGCTGCACGCCTACGAGGACGGCAGGGCGCCCGGGAAGGACCGGCTCGACGCGCTCGGTGTGCCCTACACGGTGGTCGAGGCGATGGGGACCAGTGAGGACGTGGCGTTCCTGATCGCGCACGAATCCGGGGCCGAGCTCATCGTGGCGGTGGGCTCACACGGCAACCTCCGGGAGTTCCTCGACAAGGGGCGCGGGGGGATGGCCAGCACGTTCCTCGTCCGCCTGCGCGTTGGGGAGATCCTGATGGACGCGAAGGGGGTGTCGCGGCTCTACGGGGGCTCCCGGCTGCGGGCGCGCGACACGCTGTTGCTCGTCGGGTCGGCCCTGTTCGCGATGATCATCGTGGTGGCGGTCTCCCCGCCGCTTCGCCTGTACGTCACACAGATGTTCGAGCAGCTCCGCCAGTGGTTGTTCGATCTGCGGGAGTTCGTGTGA
- a CDS encoding glycosyltransferase, whose protein sequence is MSAAPERADVVALVAARDEEASIGETVRALSGLPNVTLVVVADDGSKDATASIASAAGAHVLRAARPRGKGSVLESALRRLPPARVWILADGDLGVTAGELAPVIATVLAGEADLAIALPPPQGGGFGLVKTSAGAAIRWLSGFRATAPLSGQRVLTGAAMRAVRPLAPGFGVETAMTVDAVRAGMTVVEVPAPLRHRATGRDVAGFAHRARQGIDIAAALGRRIGGRSRVTERRSNVGRERFDR, encoded by the coding sequence GTGAGCGCCGCACCCGAGCGCGCGGACGTCGTCGCGCTGGTCGCCGCGCGCGACGAGGAGGCGTCGATCGGCGAGACCGTTCGTGCCCTCTCGGGTCTGCCGAACGTGACGCTGGTCGTGGTCGCCGACGACGGATCGAAGGACGCGACCGCGTCGATCGCCTCGGCCGCGGGCGCGCATGTACTGCGGGCCGCGCGACCGCGGGGGAAGGGATCGGTGCTCGAGAGCGCGCTCCGGCGACTGCCTCCCGCTCGGGTGTGGATCCTGGCCGACGGCGACCTGGGCGTGACGGCCGGGGAACTCGCTCCGGTGATCGCGACCGTGCTCGCCGGGGAGGCAGACCTCGCGATCGCGCTGCCACCCCCACAGGGCGGGGGATTCGGCCTCGTGAAGACTTCCGCCGGGGCCGCGATCCGGTGGCTGAGCGGGTTCCGCGCGACCGCGCCGCTGTCGGGTCAGCGCGTCCTCACCGGCGCGGCGATGCGGGCCGTGCGACCGCTGGCTCCGGGGTTCGGGGTTGAGACGGCCATGACGGTCGACGCGGTGCGAGCCGGCATGACGGTCGTGGAGGTTCCTGCCCCCCTGCGCCACCGAGCGACGGGGCGCGACGTGGCGGGCTTCGCGCACCGGGCGCGGCAGGGCATCGACATCGCGGCGGCCCTCGGGCGGCGGATCGGCGGGCGGTCCCGCGTGACCGAGCGTCGATCGAATGTCGGGCGCGAGAGGTTCGATCGGTGA
- a CDS encoding aminoglycoside phosphotransferase family protein produces MQASEVPRAVAAAMSVASALDLTVNDAVVLHDSNKLALRLLPCDVLARVAHVGQEVAQFEVELAQRLAETESPVAALEPRVEPRVYERDGFVVTLWTYYESVAPPEVSPADYANALERLHDGMRTLDITAPHFTDRVAEAQQLVASSDRTPALAAADRELLSNMLRTPRRAIEDRGAPEQLLHGEPHPGNVLSTKNGLRFIDLETCCRGPVEFDLAHVPEEVSGRYPDADQDLLRECRILVLAMVAAWRWDPGDQLPNGQPAARELLRALREGPPWPALDIVMSRLGDP; encoded by the coding sequence ATTCAGGCATCAGAGGTTCCGCGTGCGGTGGCTGCGGCCATGTCGGTCGCGTCAGCGCTTGACCTGACAGTCAACGACGCGGTCGTTCTTCACGACTCGAACAAGCTCGCACTCCGTCTGCTGCCTTGTGACGTCCTTGCGCGAGTCGCACATGTAGGGCAGGAGGTCGCACAGTTCGAGGTCGAGCTTGCTCAACGGCTCGCCGAAACCGAGAGCCCTGTGGCTGCTCTGGAGCCACGAGTGGAGCCGCGCGTCTACGAGCGTGACGGCTTCGTGGTAACGCTGTGGACGTACTACGAATCGGTTGCACCTCCCGAGGTCTCACCAGCCGATTACGCAAATGCGCTCGAGCGGCTTCATGACGGCATGCGGACGCTCGATATCACGGCGCCGCACTTCACGGATCGAGTCGCGGAGGCTCAACAGCTCGTTGCGAGCAGCGACCGCACTCCGGCGCTCGCCGCCGCGGACCGCGAGCTTCTCAGCAACATGTTGCGAACCCCGAGACGAGCGATCGAGGACCGCGGCGCACCCGAGCAGCTGCTGCACGGCGAGCCGCATCCGGGCAACGTGCTCAGCACGAAGAACGGGTTGCGGTTCATCGACCTCGAGACGTGTTGCCGTGGGCCTGTCGAATTCGACCTCGCCCATGTGCCCGAAGAGGTCAGCGGGCGTTATCCGGACGCTGATCAAGACCTGCTCCGCGAGTGCCGCATCCTGGTTCTCGCGATGGTCGCAGCGTGGCGCTGGGACCCAGGTGACCAGCTCCCGAACGGGCAACCAGCCGCGCGGGAACTCCTACGCGCCCTACGCGAGGGTCCGCCGTGGCCGGCACTCGACATCGTGATGAGCCGACTCGGTGATCCGTAG
- a CDS encoding DUF1015 domain-containing protein: MPAITPFTGLLYDARLLGPGSSLTAPPYDTVGIDARRALATDPHNVVHIDLSEERPGDDEHDNKYTRAASLLETWRRSRVLCPTPVPSTFVYEMRFELDGAPRSIRGLIATVELTPWGEGVLPHEEVMPGPVEDRLRLLRALRANVSPVYALYPGPRPALTAALDEAARTLPAIEVTDGSGTRHRLWTRPGPAPDPPSDDVLLVADGHHRYTTALRYRDEMGSAHGPGPWDRLMMLLVDGATEDPPVLPIHRVGTADPPGDVELRPARNRAEATRALSDGPVPTIAVLTSDEGRGGGEPIWHTLVLHGPAPAVRALHQVPGFARQVEQGEIRFTHDAQEAEHAVRAGAARTAYLLPPTTPERIRDVVATGRRMPQKSTFFWPKPRTGMVLRPLEV; encoded by the coding sequence ATGCCAGCGATCACGCCCTTCACCGGCCTTCTCTACGACGCCCGCCTGCTGGGGCCCGGTTCGTCCCTCACCGCGCCGCCGTACGACACCGTCGGTATCGACGCGCGTCGCGCGCTCGCGACCGATCCGCACAACGTCGTACACATCGATCTGTCGGAGGAACGACCCGGAGACGACGAGCACGACAACAAGTATACGCGTGCGGCCTCGCTCCTCGAGACCTGGCGACGGTCGAGGGTGCTGTGCCCGACCCCCGTCCCATCGACGTTCGTCTACGAGATGCGGTTCGAGCTCGACGGGGCGCCGCGCAGTATCCGGGGGTTGATCGCCACGGTCGAGTTGACCCCGTGGGGAGAGGGAGTGCTCCCCCACGAGGAGGTGATGCCCGGTCCGGTCGAGGATCGACTGCGTCTGCTCCGCGCACTTCGGGCGAACGTGTCGCCCGTGTACGCGTTGTATCCGGGCCCGCGACCCGCACTCACCGCCGCGCTCGACGAGGCCGCCAGAACCCTGCCGGCGATCGAGGTCACCGACGGGAGCGGTACGCGACATCGGCTGTGGACCCGACCCGGCCCCGCTCCCGATCCCCCGTCGGACGACGTGCTGTTGGTCGCCGACGGACACCACCGCTATACGACGGCGCTGCGCTACCGCGACGAGATGGGGTCCGCGCACGGTCCCGGTCCTTGGGACCGGCTGATGATGTTGCTGGTCGACGGGGCTACCGAGGATCCGCCCGTGCTGCCGATCCACCGTGTCGGCACCGCCGATCCTCCCGGCGACGTGGAGCTTCGACCGGCGAGGAACCGTGCCGAGGCGACCAGAGCGCTCTCCGACGGACCCGTCCCCACAATCGCGGTGCTCACCTCGGACGAGGGACGCGGGGGCGGCGAACCGATCTGGCACACCCTCGTCCTGCACGGACCCGCGCCCGCGGTCCGCGCGCTGCACCAGGTCCCGGGGTTCGCCAGACAGGTGGAGCAGGGGGAGATCCGGTTCACCCACGACGCGCAAGAAGCGGAGCACGCGGTGCGTGCCGGCGCGGCCAGGACCGCGTACCTGTTGCCCCCCACCACACCCGAACGGATCCGCGACGTCGTGGCGACCGGCCGCCGCATGCCGCAGAAGTCCACCTTCTTCTGGCCGAAGCCGCGAACCGGCATGGTGCTCCGCCCGCTGGAGGTCTAG
- the recN gene encoding DNA repair protein RecN, with translation MLRELHIAGLGVIDDVDLELDPGLNVLTGETGAGKTMVTVGLSLLLGRRASSTLVRSGTAAAKVGARFDGALPGGAEEWIDDPAEGLVLTRSVSAEGKSSVRIGGQMATVTALAALGPDLVEVHGQHDAQRLLQPAAQAGFLDRFVGADHLSVLEGYRAQVRALAVVRVRLDELATIARDREREIDLLAYQVREIEGVAPGTGELAELEAGESRLAHAERLVELAASATAGLADDGGAGDGLRAAAAALDEAAALDASAAPLAQRAAALAAEASELARDAREHAEALAIDPEGLEQLRGRISLLRDLRRKYGDDETAVLAYLEEARARLSLLEGADDERRDLTERRMRLEAELATSATVVTAGRHDAAPALARSIEREIVDLGMQGATIELAFNPLDEPSVGGPEHVEILLAAGPGQRALPLGAAASGGELSRVMLACRSVLADLDEVPTLVFDEVDAGIGGTAGVAVGRRLARIAVTRQVVVVTHLPQIAAFADRQFSVRKRGGTARVAVLDPDARIRELSRMLSGLPDSDSAAVHAEELLAEATRSRGATD, from the coding sequence GTGCTTCGCGAGCTGCACATCGCCGGGCTCGGGGTGATCGACGACGTCGACCTCGAGCTCGATCCGGGACTGAACGTCCTCACCGGCGAAACCGGTGCGGGCAAGACGATGGTGACCGTCGGCCTGTCCTTGCTCCTGGGGCGGCGCGCCTCGTCCACGCTCGTCCGCTCGGGAACTGCGGCGGCGAAGGTCGGTGCGCGGTTCGACGGCGCGCTCCCGGGCGGCGCCGAGGAGTGGATCGACGATCCCGCGGAAGGCCTCGTCCTCACCCGTTCGGTGTCGGCCGAGGGGAAGAGTTCGGTCCGGATAGGCGGACAGATGGCCACGGTCACCGCGCTGGCCGCGCTGGGGCCCGACCTCGTGGAGGTGCACGGCCAGCACGATGCGCAACGGCTGCTGCAGCCCGCCGCCCAGGCGGGGTTCCTCGACCGCTTCGTGGGGGCGGACCATCTCTCTGTGCTCGAGGGGTACCGCGCACAGGTACGAGCACTGGCGGTCGTCCGCGTGCGGCTCGACGAGCTGGCGACGATCGCTCGCGATCGCGAGCGTGAGATCGATCTGCTCGCCTATCAGGTTCGCGAGATCGAAGGGGTGGCGCCCGGGACCGGGGAGCTCGCGGAGCTCGAGGCGGGGGAGTCCCGCCTCGCCCACGCCGAGCGCCTCGTCGAGCTGGCGGCGTCGGCCACCGCCGGACTCGCCGACGACGGGGGTGCGGGTGACGGCCTGCGGGCGGCCGCCGCCGCGCTCGATGAAGCCGCCGCGCTCGACGCCTCGGCCGCTCCGCTCGCGCAACGCGCCGCGGCTCTCGCAGCGGAGGCATCCGAGCTGGCGCGTGACGCGCGCGAACACGCCGAGGCGCTCGCGATCGATCCGGAGGGTCTGGAGCAACTCCGCGGGCGCATCTCCCTGTTGCGGGACCTGCGACGCAAGTACGGGGACGACGAGACCGCGGTGCTCGCCTACCTCGAGGAGGCGCGTGCACGTCTCTCGCTGCTCGAGGGTGCCGACGACGAGCGACGCGACCTGACCGAACGACGCATGCGTCTGGAGGCCGAGCTCGCAACCTCGGCCACGGTCGTGACGGCGGGTCGTCACGACGCTGCTCCGGCGCTCGCACGATCGATCGAACGCGAGATCGTCGATCTCGGGATGCAGGGCGCGACGATCGAGCTCGCGTTCAATCCGCTCGACGAGCCCTCGGTGGGCGGCCCCGAGCACGTCGAGATCCTGCTGGCGGCAGGGCCGGGACAACGCGCGTTGCCCCTGGGAGCCGCGGCCTCCGGAGGAGAACTGTCGCGCGTGATGCTCGCGTGTCGCAGCGTGCTGGCCGACCTGGACGAGGTCCCGACGCTCGTCTTCGATGAGGTCGACGCCGGCATCGGAGGCACGGCAGGGGTCGCGGTCGGGCGGCGGCTTGCGCGGATCGCGGTGACCCGGCAGGTGGTGGTCGTCACGCATCTGCCCCAGATCGCCGCGTTCGCCGACCGGCAGTTCAGCGTCCGAAAGCGGGGCGGGACCGCGCGGGTCGCCGTCCTCGATCCGGACGCGCGGATCCGCGAGCTGTCCCGGATGCTCTCCGGTCTGCCGGACAGCGATTCGGCGGCCGTGCATGCCGAGGAGCTCCTGGCCGAGGCGACGCGCAGCCGGGGCGCGACGGACTGA